From a single Nicotiana tomentosiformis chromosome 2, ASM39032v3, whole genome shotgun sequence genomic region:
- the LOC138904891 gene encoding uncharacterized protein — translation MPPVDPVEDPIIEESGEVPIAEPTPVDFMSASGFQEVVGGAQPVAEVIPEPRPAAASEPQKLLDRWTKLHPAVFGCERHEDPQDFIDHYKDRLQNMRILESPGVDFTTLQLKGRARRWWQSYLLGRPADRYIPPSQREELRFQFEQLQQGQMSVTDYVARFFELSRHALMILPTDAERRYLGGSRVFISRAESKLRGTKRFRYSGGFSGALSEGSGQFVRGYSSRPTYPVPPPPQGFPVRPYFSAILESSYHPPVIQGSSSGYSGHQGQTSGQQSTVLRGCFECGDPGHMKRFCPKLRGKVVQQGHQSVITAPAAAPVIR, via the exons atgccaccagtggatccagtggaggatcctattattgaggagtcGGGCGAGGTGCCTATAGCAGAGCCGACCCCAGTAGACTTCATGTCCGCATCGGGATTTCAGGAGGTcgtgggcggagctcagccagttgcagaagttatacctgagcccagaccagctgcagccagtgagccgcagaagctattggatagatggaccaagcTACATCCTGCTGTCTTTGGatgtgagcgacatgaggacccccaggactttattgatcattACAAGGACAGACTGcaaaacatgaggatattggagtcccccggggtggactttaccaccttacAGCTGAAGGGCAGGGCTCGGAGATGGTGGCAATCCTATCTTCTCGGCAggccagcag atagatatattccaccctctcaaagAGAAGAACtgcgatttcagttcgagcagcttcagcagggtcagatgtcggtgaccgactatgtggcgaggttttttgagttgtctcgccatgcacttatgatacttcctaccgatgcaGAGCGA AGATatctcggaggatcgagggtgttcatCAGCAGAGCCGAGAGCAAACTACGAGGGACAAAGCGGTTTCgatattctggagggttcagtggtgctctATCTGAGGGAAgtggtcagtttgtgaggggttactctagcaggcccacatatccagtaCCGCCACCTCCTCAGGGTTTTCCAGTGCGGCCTTATTTCAGCGCTATTCTAGAGAGCTCCTACCATCCCCCagttattcagggttcctccagtgggtattcaggccatcagggtcagacttcaggtcaacaATCCACCGTtttgaggggttgttttgagtgcggggatcctggccacatgaagagATTCTGCCCCAAACTTCGGGGCAAGGTAGTACAACAAGGTCATCAATCtgtgattacagcaccagctgccgcaCCAGTCATCCGGTAG